The genomic DNA TGGTTTAAATAAACGCATTTTCAATGTTTCCAAAGTCTGATAGGCTGCCAGGAAGATCTACGTCACTTACAGTAAACTCCAGCATGTCTGCACATGTCTCAGCAGTACTGCGTGGATTTATTAGCAGATTAGCAAGCTTTTGAAATTTTATATCATACCTTTTCATCAAACTGGTTGTTGTTGATTAGaaacataaatattttgattatttcattttacattCCCAGTTGTTTATAATAGAAGTTAAGTGCATAACACAATATAATTAAAGGCGAAATGTTTAGCTGTGATATTGCTATGAAGAATTATTTAAGATTTCAAAATGTACTTTGAGATATATATGATTGGGAAATGACACTAAACTTACCAAATATAAACGTTATGATTAATTATGAAGAGAGAGGAAAGAGGATGGCACCTAAGAGAAGGGCAACATCAAGCACCAAAGCTGGAGGGAAGAAGGTAAAGGAGGAGCCTGAAGCTCCTCCGAAGGACAAGTTCACCTCTGTCAAAGAGGCTCTGAAGGCAACAGAGCCACAGGTGAAGGGCATGAGGAACCCAGACAGCTTCTGTCATCTACTAAATTCTGAGGTGAGATGGAACAAGTAGTTAAATTGCAAATTATTAATGTGAATGCAAAACGTAATGCAAATTTTTACTCAAGTTACTGCTTGCCCTGAATCACAGAAAAGTTTTGGTCTGAACATACAGGTTCATGAAGATTACGACTGTATGCTAAACCAAACCAACAttggaaacaacaacaacaaattctatGTAATCCAAGTCTTATCGTCTGGAGGAAAGTGTTATTGTTGGACAAGATGGGGCAGAGTGGTatgttagtttcttttcttttgtcaATCAAATATATCACAACGTGATGTGCAAAAATGCTCTTGTAGCATCTAAGAGATGACTCATTGTCTGTCTTTCACTGTTTTCAGGGAGAGTCAGGTCAGAACAATTTAGCTGGACCATCTACCGCTGATGCAGCTATTAAGAATTTTGAAAAGAAATTCAAAGATAAGACCAAGAATAACTGGAGCGATCGTGAAAACTTTGTCTCGTATTCTGGAAAATATACGTTGATAGAGGTAGATGGGGACCAGGATGCAGAAGTGAAGGTATTTAGCCTGTTTGTCTTTGAAGTCCTTGAAGTTTTCAAAAGAACAACACATTTGACCAATTCtaatattttgtgtttcattCAGGTGGACACTGTTGACGGTGGAGATTTGAAGGTGAAAACGGAACAACATGTTCTGCCTTGTACATTGGATGAGGCAACTCAAAGACTCATCCGATTCATCTTCAACAATGACATGTTCAAAGAAGCCATGACCAGCATGAACCTGGGTTAGTTTTGAATTATTGTGTCCCAGTTCTTCTGTTCCTTTCAATAGACTTGTTATTGTGGTTCTTTTTGATAGCTGTGAAAAACAAGTTATATCTTTTAAAACTGCCAATCACTCAGGGATTCATTTCCCATTTAAATGTGTTTCTGAAGGCCACAGGGGAGTTTTGTCAGTGTGATTGTGAACTGAAGATGTGACTTTTTGCTGCCTTTTTGAGTCCTGTCTGTAACATTAAATAAGATCCATTTTTGTGGAGGAGTTTCATGTGTCGCATCTTTCTCTGTCAGATATTAAGAAGATGCCCTTGGGGAAACTCAGCAAGCAGCAGATAGCCAAAGGCTTTGAGGCTTTGGACCAGATTGAAGCTGCAATAAAGAATGGGGAACGGAACAAGTTAGAAGATCTCACCAACAAATTCTTCACCATAATTCCTCATAACTTTGGCCGCAACAGACCACCTATCATCTCTGATGATTCTGTCCTTCAGGGCAAGAAGGAGATGCTTTTGGTGAGAATCACAACAGTTACCGTGTTCAGAGTGCCTATTTGACACACTTTCTACTGTATTAGTAAAATCATACATAGCCCAAAATAGTCTTGgctacaaaaacacattgatctTGTGTGTTTGAAGAATTACCAATTTAAAGTGCTTTATCATCTGGATAAGAATTACCAAAATCCAAACTTCCCTGTTATGCTTGTACCCTGTAGGTTCTTGCAGACATTGAGGTTGCCCAGAGTCTTAAAGCTGAATCCGAGAAAGCAAAAGAAGAGATGAAGGACACAGTGCCACATCCATTTGACCAAAATTACCAGTCTCTTAAATGCAAGCTAAGCTTAATGGATAAGAAGTCAAAGGAATTCAAGGTTTGCATTCACAGGAAATCTGGGGTTcagaatataatttaaatttacaaataaagtaaataagCTAGTAGTAAAAATTATGCAGTGTATTTTAATTgcataatactgaaataaaaacaaaaagtttaaGCAAGATTTTTATATTGTGTTAACTAAAGAAAATGACCTAGAAATATTGCAAAATCATACTTTTTTTCAATTGTCAAGTTGAAATGTATTTCCAAATTTGAACATGGCGTGAATACAAGTTGAACATACTGTCAGTGATGTAAAACATTTATCATGTTATGTCATTGTATGTATTTAACCTTTAAGTTATTGAAATCTTTAGGatttaaattataaacatttactaaataaaaataaattaattaattaaaaaaaaatttaagtaaaaattgatagcctgaatgcactgtaagtcgctttggataaaagcgtctgctaaatgcataaattaaatttttaattttttaatttaatttttaaattgatTTGTGGTTTGAAATGCAGTGTAGTAATCTCAgaaatgttttctctctcttaaGATTATTGAGAAGTACTTGAATGCCACGGGAAGAACAGGACTCACATTGGTGGATGTCTGGGAAGTTGACAGAGATGCAGAGGTGAATAGTATTGTGTAAATCAGATTTAAAGCTTACACAATGTTTAGTGTTATTAAAGTAAACcgtaaaattgtaactgtacaaaaaatcttactgtttaaaTGCATGGTAATGTTATTCTATTTGAACTCCTTTTAAATGCCTATTAGATTCCTAATTTGATTTCAAACCAGCACTAAGCACTGGGCCTCAGTGGGTGTTCTGAATTCTGTTCATTACCAAGTCTTCTTCCCCTAATTAaatcctttgtgtgtgtgtgcatgtgcgcatTTGGTTGTGTAGGCTGAGCGCTTCAGGGAAAATGATGCATTGGAGAACAGGAAGCTGCTTTGGCATGGAACAAACGTGGCAGTGGTTGCAGCAATTCTGAAGAGCGGCCTTCGCATTATGCCCCATTCTGGTGGACGTGTGGGCAGGGGAATCTATTTTGCCTCTGAAAACATCAAATCTGCTGGCTATGGTTAGGAACGGTGTCTTGTTTGCATCAGTATAGacttcaaataaaaaaagcactatataaacacATGTAAAGTTTTATTAGATACAATATGGCAACACAATGGCTAAGCTTGTTAGCTTGTTATGTGGTATACTAATAGCCActaaaattttcttttctttttgtgttttcagTGCATCCATCCAAC from Carassius carassius chromosome 17, fCarCar2.1, whole genome shotgun sequence includes the following:
- the parp3 gene encoding protein mono-ADP-ribosyltransferase PARP3, with amino-acid sequence MAPKRRATSSTKAGGKKVKEEPEAPPKDKFTSVKEALKATEPQVKGMRNPDSFCHLLNSEVHEDYDCMLNQTNIGNNNNKFYVIQVLSSGGKCYCWTRWGRVGESGQNNLAGPSTADAAIKNFEKKFKDKTKNNWSDRENFVSYSGKYTLIEVDGDQDAEVKVDTVDGGDLKVKTEQHVLPCTLDEATQRLIRFIFNNDMFKEAMTSMNLDIKKMPLGKLSKQQIAKGFEALDQIEAAIKNGERNKLEDLTNKFFTIIPHNFGRNRPPIISDDSVLQGKKEMLLVLADIEVAQSLKAESEKAKEEMKDTVPHPFDQNYQSLKCKLSLMDKKSKEFKIIEKYLNATGRTGLTLVDVWEVDRDAEAERFRENDALENRKLLWHGTNVAVVAAILKSGLRIMPHSGGRVGRGIYFASENIKSAGYVHPSNNIGIMFLNEVALGKEYTITQDDCSLRKAPAGYDSVVARGNQEPDPSKDVFIELDGKKVVVPQGKAIKQQQYQESSFFNSEYLIYKESQCRIRYLLELKFSY